The region AATGATTAACATAAAAcgttttgaaatatatatatatatatatatatatatatatatatatatatatatatatatgttaagaAAACTATTAAGATAACCCCAAACATGTTTTGAACCTGCCCTAACATAATAAggtctatttaaaaaaaattaattttaaacagAACTACAAATTATGTTGGACAATAAATAATTAGCACTATACACAAATAAAAACCAAATCCTAATCATATACTTAAAGGACAAATAGTTGGCCTTTTGagtattttatttgataaaaaagaaagtgcattttattcttttcctatttattttttcagtttaAAAAGCATTTATGTTTACTATTGGAACTATACCTAACCAATACACAACTAATccttaattaagaaattggtgATATTATGGAGGGTTTTAAGTAAATTTGTTGATGAATAAACGatgtaaaaaaaacttattgGTAAAGTAAAAcgttattactttttaattaattgaactaattttattatatcttaatttagtattttatcgCTTGAAGTACATCATTAGGATATGTGTAAAGTTGTGTTTTTTTAGTTAGACTTTTAATCAAAAGTTAATTGTATGAACTAAGCCATTTGGTTGGATTTTTTAGTCAAAACAAACATCATTgctaatttgaaaaaaagaaaatccataTATTGGAGTCAAccaaattaaagatattaattatacgagagaaataaatttatattaattaaatgaataataaatagtttaatttttcataaaattaagtaaatagcgaaaattaaaaaaaatatatctaaaaataggaaaaaaataattaaaaaggagaaaaaaattgatggtCAGTTTGAAGAGAAACCAAAttacttttcataaaaaaaattacacttttAGTTAagtatatcttttaaattagtcatcataaattaataaatatattatatgattatttgtaataataataataataattataataataataataatagtataaaatGAAAGAcgtattcattttttttttatgatcgTTCTTAATCAATACTCAATGCATTACTATAGTAGATGAATAgttatttaaagatataaaaaaatatatattaacagattacatagtattttttgtgaaattcaaaaaattaaatttatttattaatacttGTGACAGAattcttaaatattatataaaggaAAGAAAGGGTTGTGACAATAATTAGCTTATTTTAGTCCAAAATTATTAGGGACATTTTAGTGTTAGAAACCTTATACATTAAGtcatacaaataaaaactaACACTGTTTCTAATTTAAGTCATATTATAAtaatgcaaaatatatatatatatatatatatatatatatatatatatatatatatgatgtgcatataattttttgtatttttatttaatcattaattgttatatataataaattggataaatataatcaattctcatattaaaatacatttttattgatTCATCATATAAAACTTTGAGGGAACAATTATACATATCAATAATTTCAtgtaataaaaaactatataataaatttgacttttttaaatCTACATTAAAAATCATATGAAAATTACTTAATGGGCCATTAAATTCTAAAACATTGTATAATGATTGAAATGAAGGTAGTAAACATAAGATTATAACAGTTGAAAACAATCCATGATTTGCACAGGAAGAGAAAAGAAGGtcaaaaaaagaggaaaattttccatgaaaatgaagagaggaaaaaggaaaaattgagAGATGGAGCCCAGATTTCAGGCTGAGAACCATTACTAACTCACCTTTACTCATTCACACACAATCTCACAACTACACACTCTCTGCATTCATTGCATTATCTCTATCTCTCACTTTAACATCATCACAACAACACAACCTTCTTGTCCCATTCCTTCATCCTCCTATTAATTTTGTGCCCAAAACAACCATGCCAATTCCATTTTCCAATTTCCACccttaaattcaaaattaacaaCAATCAAAGCACACACATAATCGACTTTTCACTCACGGattcttcctattcttggatCTGACTTCCTCGGTTCAAGATCCAATGGCGGTTGCTACCAGAGGAACCAGGGGTGGATCTACTTTTCGTGGTCTCTTCTCCTTCCGGATCTTCATCTCTGCCATGTTCTCTCTTCTCTTCATCGCCACCCTTTCGGTCTTATTCACCAACAACCCCTCCACATCCCACGATGTATCTGTAAGTTGCTCCTTTTTTCTTTCAGTACTTTTCCTTGCCCTTTAGTGTTTTCGTGCAAATTTTCGATTTTTATTGAAACCCGTGTTTAATTTGCGAAATTGGAGACGACCCATTGTAGTAGATTCAATTTAAAGCTTAACCCACATGAAAAGGTTTTAAATTGTTGTTACAGTCGAGATTGTGATTGATCTTTGATAATTAGGGAAATTGTAATGAGACTGGAAAGCTTGGTGTTCTGGCCAAAATCATGGTCATGGACCGTTTTTTAAAACCTTGCCACATGAtgatttgaaaaaattgaacGGCCCCATGTAATGGTTTAGGTGTTTTTTTTGGTCACAGGATCTTCCCACCACTGGTAATGCATACGTGCATCGAACTTTTTTGGCATTGAAATCTGACCCTCTTAGGACCCGAGTGGATTTGATACATCAGCAAGCTAAAGATCACATAGCTCTAGTGAATGCTTATGGTGCTTATGCAAGGAAGCTCAAGCTTGACATTTCTAAGCAATTGAAGACTTTTGATGAGTTGGCGCGCAATTTTTCGGATATTGCAATGAAGCCGGTTTACCAAAAGTCATTGTTTGAGACAGATGGTCCGATTGATGAGGACGTGCTGAAGCAGTTTGAGAAGGAGGTTAAGGAGAGAGTGAAGATTGCACGTATGATCATTGTTGAGGCGAAAGAGAATTATGATAACCAGTTGAAGATCCAGAAGTTGAAGGATACAATATTTGCTGTTCATGAGTCACTTGCGAAGGCGAAGAAGAATGGTGCAATGGCGAGCTTGATTTCAGCCAGATCGATTCCCAAGAGCTTACACTGTTTGGCGATGAGACTAATGGGTGAGAAGATTTCAAATCCTGAGAAATATAGAGATGAAGGGCCGAGGCCAGAGTTTGAAGATCCCACTCTGTATCATTATGTGATATTCTCGGACAATGTAATAGCTGTGTCTGTGGTGGTGAGATCTGTTGTGAAGAATGCAGTGGAACCATGGAAGCATGTTTTTCATGTTGTTGCAAACAGGATGAATGTGGGGGCAATGAAGGTTTGGTTTAAGATGAGGCCTATAGAAGGGGGTGCGTTTTTGGAGGTGAAAGCAGTTGAAGAATTTACATTCTTAAATTCATCATATGTCCCTATCTTGAGGCAACTTGAGTCGGCGAAAATGAATCAGCCTGAAAATGGCACAAATGATTCAAACATGAAAAATGCCAAGTCCCTGTCCATGATGGATCACCTTCGATTTTACTTGCCAGAAATGTACCCTAAATTGTATAAGATCTTGCTTTTGGATGAAGATGTTGTAGTTCAGAAAGACTTGACAAGTTTGTGGAAAATTGATATGGAGGGAAAGGTGAACGGTGCTGTTGAGATCTGTTTTGGTTCTTTCCATCGATATGCCCATTACATGAATTTCTCTCATCCTTTGATCAA is a window of Vigna unguiculata cultivar IT97K-499-35 chromosome 4, ASM411807v1, whole genome shotgun sequence DNA encoding:
- the LOC114181895 gene encoding probable galacturonosyltransferase 9 is translated as MAVATRGTRGGSTFRGLFSFRIFISAMFSLLFIATLSVLFTNNPSTSHDVSDLPTTGNAYVHRTFLALKSDPLRTRVDLIHQQAKDHIALVNAYGAYARKLKLDISKQLKTFDELARNFSDIAMKPVYQKSLFETDGPIDEDVLKQFEKEVKERVKIARMIIVEAKENYDNQLKIQKLKDTIFAVHESLAKAKKNGAMASLISARSIPKSLHCLAMRLMGEKISNPEKYRDEGPRPEFEDPTLYHYVIFSDNVIAVSVVVRSVVKNAVEPWKHVFHVVANRMNVGAMKVWFKMRPIEGGAFLEVKAVEEFTFLNSSYVPILRQLESAKMNQPENGTNDSNMKNAKSLSMMDHLRFYLPEMYPKLYKILLLDEDVVVQKDLTSLWKIDMEGKVNGAVEICFGSFHRYAHYMNFSHPLIKEKFNPKACAWAYGMNIFNLDAWRREKCTDTYQYWQNLNEDQTLWKAGTLPPGLITFYSSTKSLDKSWHVLGLGYNPSISMDEINKAAVIHYNGNMKPWLDIALNQYKNLWTKYVDNDMEFVQMCNFGL